A portion of the Cryptomeria japonica chromosome 5, Sugi_1.0, whole genome shotgun sequence genome contains these proteins:
- the LOC131045854 gene encoding GDSL esterase/lipase At3g09930 — MHALYFSSLFLLSFLNIFAGKGDAEKAETLFVFGDSYADTGNHDPYNETLNQPWRKPYGLTWPGYPAGRFSSGKIQSDFWADILGLPSPISYEQLKNHGCGPNFKKIRQGVSFAVGGSAIFQAYGFPTVSQQVKQFKKLIAASPGFDSDKLSRSIVLISAAGNDYGALSNRRNGSTEGLEAAVKPVVSGIIKVVKDLYECGLRNFVVSDIAALGCAPEIGKKSCDSKYNRIIKLHSRLLTESLQHLRLHLKEISIIIPDMVSATNYIFSHHAQYGLVDLFVPCCAVKGGIRHCGEVDEKGKALFEVCDNVDEKFFWDFAHPTHRAWYALMSLYAYGDNTRGFSFIQGASNAIEWLHSLGFLAFNISLRTAD, encoded by the exons ATGCACGCCTTGTATTTCAGCTCTCTTTTTCTGCTAAGTTTTCTCAACATATTTGCAG GAAAAGGCGATGCAGAGAAGGCAGAAACCTTGTTCGTTTTCGGAGACTCGTACGCAGACACCGGAAATCATGATCCGTACAATGAAACATTAAACCAGCCATGGAGAAAGCCATATGGACTGACATGGCCCGGCTATCCAGCAGGCAGATTTTCATCTGGCAAAATCCAGAGTGATTTTTGGG CGGATATTTTAGGGCTTCCTAGTCCAATATCCTATGAACAGCTGAAAAATCATGGCTGTGGACCAAATTTCAAGAAGATTAGACAAGGAGTAAGTTTTGCAGTAGGCGGCAGTGCAATATTTCAAGCATACGGATTTCCAACAGTCTCACAACAGGTGAAGCAGTTTAAGAAGCTGATTGCAGCAAGTCCGGGGTTCGATTCTGACAAACTCTCGCGCTCTATTGTGCTTATCTCGGCCGCTGGCAACGACTACGGTGCGCTCAGCAACAGGAGAAACGGCTCAACTGAA GGTTTGGAAGCTGCGGTTAAACCTGTTGTAAGCGGCATAATAAAGGTTGTGAAGGATCTGTATGAGTGTGGGCTGAGAAATTTTGTGGTGAGTGATATTGCTGCACTAGGATGCGCACCAGAGATAGGCAAGAAATCCTGTGATTCCAAATACAATCGCATTATAAAACTCCATAGTAGGTTATTGACGGAAAGTTTGCAgcatctgagactgcatttaaaggaAATATCCATTATAATACCAGACATGGTCTCAGCAACTAACTATATTTTCTCCCATCATGCACAATACG GTTTGGTGGATTTGTTCGTGCCTTGCTGTGCGGTAAAAGGCGGGATCCGACACTGCGGAGAAGtggatgaaaagggaaaagctttGTTTGAGGTTTGCGATAATGTGGATGAAAAATTCTTCTGGGATTTCGCCCATCCGACTCACAGAGCATGGTATGCTCTCATGTCGCTCTACGCTTATGGAGATAATACCAGGGGTTTTAGTTTTATACAAGGCGCTTCTAACGCCATTGAATGGCTACATTCACTTGGATTCCTGGCTTTCAATATCTCCTTACGCACAGCAGATTAG